One Staphylococcus simiae genomic region harbors:
- a CDS encoding CocE/NonD family hydrolase, with product MTQSKLGNPQLTVTPVEYVQDGVNHIVVDSVQYGNQEMTMEKNVPVTMKDGTTLYVNIFRPFEEGQYPVVISADTYGKDNKPKITNMGANWPTLGSFKTSSFTPEESPDPGYWVPNGYVVVKVALRGSAQSAGRLLPWGPEEAQDYAEVIDWAGEQPWSNGNVGTNGVSYLAVTQWWAASLNPKHLKAMIPWEGLNDMYREVAFHGGIPDTGFYRFWYQGIVQRWPNNDQIEDLVANQQNHPLFDSYWQHKQAPLSNIQVPMFVCASWSTQGLHNRGTFEGFKQASSKQKWLFVHGRKEWETYYARESLEAQRQFFDYFLKGIDNDWTERPRVIYEVRDSFYKGELRSASDWPIPNTDYEALYLNAFNQQLSMEEPTQISQISYDSEALESGNDEVHFNYTFNQDTELTGNMKLKLWVSTDQSDDMDLFAGIKKLDRRGNEVHFPDFNHIEDGQVATGWLRVSHRKLDTEKSTIAQPWHSHDELQKLQPNEIVPVEIELLPSGTQFNKGESLEVVVKASEVVKGNSTPGLSTRYEHNELLNKGQHTIYSGGQYDSHLIIPVIKH from the coding sequence ATGACACAAAGTAAATTAGGAAATCCACAATTAACAGTGACTCCTGTTGAATACGTACAAGATGGTGTTAATCACATTGTTGTTGACAGTGTGCAATACGGAAATCAAGAAATGACAATGGAAAAAAATGTACCTGTGACGATGAAAGACGGTACAACATTGTATGTCAATATATTTAGACCCTTTGAAGAGGGACAATATCCTGTTGTTATTTCTGCAGATACTTATGGTAAAGATAATAAACCTAAAATTACAAATATGGGTGCTAACTGGCCAACATTAGGTTCTTTTAAAACTTCAAGTTTTACTCCAGAAGAATCACCAGACCCCGGATATTGGGTACCAAATGGTTATGTCGTTGTTAAAGTAGCTTTACGCGGTAGTGCTCAATCAGCTGGTCGTTTACTGCCTTGGGGACCTGAAGAAGCTCAAGATTACGCAGAAGTGATCGATTGGGCAGGTGAACAACCTTGGAGTAATGGAAATGTTGGAACGAATGGTGTTTCTTATTTAGCAGTAACACAATGGTGGGCTGCTTCATTAAATCCTAAACATTTAAAAGCTATGATTCCTTGGGAAGGTCTTAATGATATGTATCGTGAAGTAGCTTTCCACGGTGGCATTCCAGACACTGGCTTCTATCGTTTTTGGTATCAAGGTATTGTACAAAGATGGCCAAACAATGACCAAATAGAAGATTTAGTTGCCAATCAACAAAATCATCCTTTATTTGATAGCTATTGGCAACATAAGCAAGCACCGTTATCAAATATTCAAGTTCCTATGTTCGTTTGTGCTAGCTGGTCAACACAAGGCTTACACAACCGTGGTACATTTGAAGGTTTCAAACAAGCAAGCTCTAAGCAAAAATGGTTGTTTGTTCATGGTCGTAAAGAATGGGAAACATATTATGCTAGAGAATCTCTCGAAGCACAACGTCAATTCTTTGATTACTTCTTAAAAGGTATCGATAACGACTGGACAGAACGTCCACGTGTTATTTATGAAGTTCGTGATTCATTCTATAAAGGTGAACTGCGTAGCGCAAGTGATTGGCCAATTCCAAACACTGATTATGAAGCATTATATTTAAACGCTTTCAATCAACAATTATCTATGGAAGAACCAACTCAAATCAGTCAAATTTCATATGATAGTGAAGCCCTTGAGAGTGGTAACGATGAAGTTCATTTCAACTATACATTCAATCAAGATACTGAATTAACAGGTAACATGAAATTAAAACTATGGGTATCTACTGATCAATCTGATGATATGGATCTATTTGCTGGTATTAAAAAATTAGATCGTCGTGGCAATGAAGTTCACTTCCCAGACTTTAACCATATTGAAGATGGTCAAGTTGCAACTGGTTGGTTACGTGTATCACACCGTAAATTAGATACTGAAAAATCTACAATTGCACAACCTTGGCATTCACATGATGAACTTCAAAAATTACAACCTAACGAAATAGTACCTGTAGAAATTGAACTTCTACCTTCTGGTACACAATTTAACAAAGGCGAAAGTTTAGAAGTTGTTGTTAAGGCAAGTGAAGTTGTCAAAGGTAATAGTACACCAGGTTTAAGTACTAGATATGAACATAATGAACTATTAAATAAAGGCCAACATACTATTTATTCTGGTGGACAATATGATTCACACTTAATCATTCCAGTGATTAAGCATTAA